A window of the Cynocephalus volans isolate mCynVol1 chromosome 10, mCynVol1.pri, whole genome shotgun sequence genome harbors these coding sequences:
- the LOC134387663 gene encoding olfactory receptor 2Z1-like has protein sequence MNDASWRLGESNQSAASDFILMGLFSNTGSHLVLFFLLVTIFTMGLLGNTILLYLIHTDSRLHTPMYFLLSQLSLLDVGFPLTTIPKMMTDFLQGEGSISFGGCAAQMFFLMLMGVSEGVLLSLMSYDRYVAVCHPLHYPVLMRRQVCLLMVGTSWFSGVLVASIQTSITLHFPFCASHTVDHFFCELPALLKLSCADTSAYALALSISGVLILLLPISLIATSYGHVLGAVLRMHSAKARHKAFTTCSSHITMVGLYYGAAVFMYMVPGTYHSPQQDNVVSLFYSLITPTVNPLIYSLRNREVRVSLVKVLHRAGFRSIR, from the coding sequence ATGAATGATGCCTCCTGGAGGTTGGGAGAATCAAATCAGTCAGCAGCCTCAGATTTCATTCTCATGGGGCTCTTCAGCAACACAGGGTCACACCTGgtcctcttctttcttctggtCACCATCTTCACCATGGGTCTTCTGGGAAACACCATCCTGCTCTACCTGATTCACACAGACTCCAGGCTCCACACACCCATGTATTTCCTGCTCAGCCAACTCTCCCTGTTGGATGTTGGGTTTCCACTAACCACCATTCCCAAGATGATGACTGACTTCCTGCAGGGAGAAGGCTCCATCTCCTTCGGGGGCTGTGCAGCTCAGATGTTCTTCCTGATGCTGATGGGTGTCTCTGAGGGTGTCCTGCTATCCCTCATGTCTTACGACCGCTACGTTGCTGTGTGCCACCCTCTGCACTATCCTGTGCTCATGAGACGTCAGGTCTGCCTGCTCATGGTGGGCACTTCCTGGTTCTCAGGTGTGCTCGTGGCCTCCATCCAGACCTCCATCACTCTTCATTTCCCCTTCTGTGCCTCACACACTGTGGACCACTTCTTCTGTGAGCTGCCTGCCCTCCTGAAGCTCTCTTGTGCAGACACCTCTGCCTATGCATTGGCGCTGTCCATCTCTGGGGTGCTGATCTTGTTACTGCCCATTTCACTCATTGCCACCTCCTACGGCCATGTGCTGGGGGCCGTTCTCCGCATGCACTCAGCAAAGGCCCGACACAAGGCCTTCACCACATGCTCCTCACACATCACCATGGTGGGGCTCTATTATGGGGCAGCCGTGTTCATGTACATGGTGCCAGGCACCTACCACAGCCCACAACAAGACAATGTGGTCTCCCTCTTCTATAGTCTCATCACCCCCACAGTCAACCCCCTTATCTATAGCCTGAGGAACAGAGAAGTTCGAGTGTCTTTGGTCAAGGTCCTTCACAGAGCTGGCTTCAGGTCAATAAGATGA
- the LOC134389426 gene encoding thioredoxin-like — MVKQIEIKDAFQEALDAVGEKLIVADVSVTWCGPCKMIKPFFHSLSEKYSNVVFLEIDVDDCQDVASEYEVKCMPTFQFFKKGQKVGGFSGANKEMLEATINELI, encoded by the coding sequence ATGGTGAAGCAGATCGAGATTAAGGATGCTTTTCAGGAAGCCTTGGACGCTGTAGGAGAAAAACTTATAGTAGCTGACGTCTCAGTCACGTGGTGTGGGCCTTGCAAAATGATCAAGCCTTTCTTTCATTCCCTCTCTGAAAAGTATTCCAACGTGGTGTTCCTTGAAATAGACGTGGATGACTGTCAGGATGTCGCTTCAGAGTATGAAGTCAAGTGCATGCCAAccttccagttttttaaaaagggacaaaaGGTGGGTGGATTTTCTGGAGCTAATAAGGAAATGCTTGAAGCCACCATTAATGAATTAATCTAA